A stretch of Helicobacter pylori oki112 DNA encodes these proteins:
- a CDS encoding TolC family protein produces the protein MKKTTLFVLSLLFNSSLNAVDGVPKTEPSSLNLAEDSLPLNHPNAQKLSLKNAWARVLSNHEGLHAQEYAIKRASKMKLAAKLSFLPQIDLSAFYVYLSNPIKMDFASQKQPGVQKATNQIHQGLQNIQQNIPPQVLTPQIQAGMQGVMQGFGALSSTLEAPLLFSKQNVVIGALSIIYPLYMGGARFTMVRIADLMQKDANEVYRLKKLSTFQELVSVYYGMVLNAEVAETLEEVEKGHYKHFQNALKMQKVGQIARVETLGAQVAYDKAHIASVKAKDVLEVSQLSFNSILSSKDDLAPSSKLEIHTEKNLPDLSFFVASTLNSYPVLKTLENQIQISKENTKLQIAKFLPQVSFFGSYLMKQNNSVFEDMIPSWFVGVAGRMPILSPTGRIQKYQASKLAELQANSEQIQAKKNMELLVNKTYKETLSYLKEYKSLLSSVELAKENLKLQEQAFLQGLSTNAQVIDARNTLSSIIVEQKSVAYKYIVSLANLMALSDHIDLFYEFVY, from the coding sequence ATGAAAAAAACAACCCTCTTTGTATTGAGCCTGTTGTTCAATAGCTCTTTGAACGCTGTTGATGGAGTTCCTAAAACCGAGCCTTCTTCTTTGAATTTGGCTGAAGATAGCCTACCTTTGAACCATCCTAACGCTCAAAAGCTCTCCTTAAAAAACGCATGGGCTAGGGTATTGTCTAATCATGAAGGCTTGCATGCGCAAGAATACGCCATTAAAAGAGCGAGTAAAATGAAATTAGCGGCTAAGCTTTCTTTTTTGCCTCAAATTGATTTGAGCGCTTTTTATGTGTACCTCTCTAACCCCATTAAAATGGATTTTGCCAGCCAAAAACAACCGGGCGTGCAAAAAGCCACCAACCAGATCCATCAAGGCTTGCAAAACATCCAACAAAATATCCCCCCTCAAGTATTAACCCCTCAAATCCAAGCGGGCATGCAAGGGGTGATGCAAGGCTTTGGGGCTTTGAGCAGCACTTTAGAAGCCCCCTTATTGTTTTCTAAGCAAAATGTGGTGATTGGGGCTTTGAGCATTATTTATCCCCTTTATATGGGTGGGGCAAGATTCACGATGGTGCGCATTGCGGATTTGATGCAAAAAGACGCTAATGAAGTGTATCGTTTGAAAAAGCTTTCCACTTTTCAAGAGCTTGTGAGCGTGTATTATGGCATGGTGTTAAACGCAGAAGTGGCTGAAACTTTAGAAGAGGTAGAAAAAGGCCATTATAAGCATTTCCAAAACGCTTTAAAAATGCAAAAAGTAGGGCAAATCGCTAGGGTAGAAACCTTAGGCGCTCAAGTGGCTTATGATAAGGCCCATATCGCTAGCGTTAAGGCTAAAGACGTGTTAGAAGTTTCGCAGCTTTCGTTCAATTCTATTTTGTCTAGTAAAGACGATTTAGCGCCTTCAAGCAAATTAGAGATCCACACAGAGAAAAATCTGCCCGATTTGAGCTTTTTTGTTGCTTCCACGCTCAATTCTTACCCGGTTTTAAAGACTTTAGAAAATCAGATTCAAATTTCTAAAGAAAACACAAAACTGCAGATCGCTAAATTCTTGCCCCAAGTGAGTTTTTTTGGCTCTTATCTCATGAAGCAAAACAATTCGGTGTTTGAAGACATGATCCCTAGTTGGTTTGTGGGCGTGGCGGGGCGCATGCCCATACTCTCCCCCACAGGGCGTATCCAAAAATACCAAGCGAGCAAATTAGCCGAGTTGCAAGCTAATAGCGAACAAATCCAGGCTAAAAAAAACATGGAATTGTTGGTGAATAAGACTTATAAAGAGACGCTTTCTTATTTGAAAGAATACAAAAGCTTGCTTTCTAGCGTGGAATTAGCCAAGGAAAATTTAAAACTCCAAGAGCAGGCTTTTTTACAAGGCTTAAGCACGAACGCCCAAGTCATTGATGCAAGGAACACGCTTTCTTCTATCATCGTGGAGCAAAAAAGCGTGGCTTATAAATACATCGTTTCATTAGCGAATTTAATGGCGTTAAGCGATCATATTGATTTATTTTATGAATTTGTTTATTAA
- a CDS encoding hemolysin family protein codes for MGRNQGAYLDPSESILMLMVAFLLVLLNAFFVLSEFALVKVRKTRLEELVKIGNSNAKLALKMSQRLDTYLSATQLGITLSSLALGWVGEPAIAKLLAALFESLDLRENPIFIHSMSVVIAFLSITFLHVVLGEIVPKSLAIAKSEKAALFAARPLHVFWVVFYPVVRLFDVIAHFFLKKVGINPKEHEGTHSEEELKIIVGESLREGIIDSVEGEIIKNAVDFSDTSAKEIMTPRKDMVCLDEENSYEENIDIVLKSHFTRYPYCKGSKDNIIGMVHIRDLLSRSIFTPKMHDFNQIVRKMIIVPESASISQILIKMKKEQIHTALVIDEYGGTAGLLTMEDIIEEIMGEISDEYDLKQEGVNKLEDGVFELEGMLDLESVEEVLHIEFDKECEQVTLGGYVFSLLERMPMEGDTIVSHGYAFEVLSVDGARIKRLKAVKQDQGENEA; via the coding sequence ATGGGGAGGAATCAAGGAGCTTATTTGGATCCGTCTGAATCGATTTTGATGTTGATGGTTGCTTTTTTATTGGTGCTGTTGAACGCTTTTTTTGTGCTTTCAGAGTTTGCCCTTGTGAAAGTGCGTAAAACCCGCTTAGAAGAGCTGGTTAAAATCGGTAATTCCAACGCTAAACTCGCTTTAAAGATGAGTCAAAGACTAGACACTTATTTGAGCGCTACGCAGTTAGGCATCACCCTTTCTTCATTAGCTTTAGGCTGGGTGGGTGAGCCCGCTATCGCAAAATTGTTAGCCGCGCTGTTTGAGTCTTTGGATTTGAGAGAAAATCCTATTTTTATCCATTCAATGAGCGTGGTCATAGCGTTTTTAAGCATCACTTTTTTGCATGTCGTGCTAGGCGAGATTGTGCCTAAATCTTTAGCGATCGCTAAATCTGAAAAAGCCGCTCTTTTTGCCGCACGCCCTTTGCATGTGTTTTGGGTCGTGTTTTACCCGGTGGTGCGCTTGTTTGATGTGATCGCTCATTTCTTTTTAAAAAAAGTGGGCATCAATCCTAAAGAACATGAGGGCACGCATTCTGAAGAAGAGTTAAAAATCATTGTGGGCGAGAGTTTGAGAGAGGGCATTATTGATTCAGTGGAGGGTGAAATCATTAAAAACGCGGTGGATTTTTCTGACACGAGCGCTAAAGAAATCATGACCCCACGAAAAGACATGGTGTGTTTGGACGAAGAAAACAGCTATGAAGAAAATATAGACATTGTTTTAAAAAGCCACTTCACGCGCTACCCTTATTGTAAAGGTTCTAAAGATAACATTATCGGCATGGTGCATATTAGGGATTTGCTTTCGCGCTCTATTTTTACCCCCAAAATGCATGATTTCAATCAAATCGTTAGGAAAATGATCATCGTCCCTGAAAGCGCTTCTATTTCTCAAATCCTTATTAAAATGAAAAAAGAGCAAATCCATACCGCTTTAGTGATTGATGAATACGGCGGCACGGCCGGGTTGCTCACTATGGAAGACATTATTGAAGAGATCATGGGGGAAATTAGCGACGAATACGACTTGAAACAAGAGGGCGTGAACAAGCTTGAAGATGGCGTGTTTGAATTAGAGGGCATGCTGGATTTAGAAAGCGTAGAAGAAGTGCTTCACATTGAATTTGACAAAGAATGCGAGCAGGTAACGCTTGGGGGCTATGTTTTTAGCTTGTTAGAGCGCATGCCTATGGAGGGGGATACAATCGTTTCGCATGGGTATGCCTTTGAAGTCTTAAGCGTGGATGGGGCTAGGATAAAACGCTTAAAAGCGGTTAAACAAGATCAGGGAGAAAATGAAGCATGA
- a CDS encoding inorganic phosphate transporter translates to MEIKNIKEFEKASKKLQKDTLKIALALLFLIGVALLALIFGQANSKGLLLIFAAVIGGYMAMNIGANDVSNNVGPAVGSKAISMGGAILIAGICEMLGAIIAGGEVVSTIKGRIVSPEFINDAHVFINVMLASLLSGALWLHVATLIGAPVSTSHSVVGGILGAGMAAAGMVAVNWHFLSGIVASWVISPLMGALIAMFFLMLIKKTIAYKEDKKSAALKVVPYLVALMSLTFSWYLMVKVLKRLYALDFEIQLACGCILALLIFILFKRFVLKKAPQLENSHESINELFNVPLIFAAALLSFAHGANDVANAIGPLAAISQTLEDANSPIGNTLSSVPLWIMVVGAAGIALGLSLYGPKLIKTVGSEITELDKMQAFCIALSAVITVLLASQLGLPVSSTHIVVGAVFGVGFLRERLREQSRRRFARIRDNIVAAHFGEDLEEIEGFLERFDKANLKEKSLMLESLKKSKNTAIALELKKKEKKSLKKVYKEEVIKRSILKKIVTAWLVTVPVSALLGALLFVALGFIEKYF, encoded by the coding sequence ATGGAAATTAAAAACATCAAAGAGTTTGAAAAAGCTTCCAAAAAACTCCAAAAAGACACTTTAAAGATCGCTCTCGCTCTTTTGTTTCTCATTGGTGTCGCTTTGCTCGCTCTTATTTTTGGGCAGGCTAATTCTAAGGGATTGTTGCTTATTTTTGCGGCTGTGATTGGGGGGTATATGGCGATGAATATTGGCGCGAACGATGTGTCTAATAATGTCGGCCCTGCCGTAGGCTCTAAAGCCATTAGCATGGGTGGGGCGATTTTGATTGCTGGGATTTGTGAAATGCTTGGAGCGATCATTGCCGGGGGGGAAGTGGTCTCTACGATTAAGGGCCGTATCGTTTCGCCTGAATTTATTAATGATGCGCATGTTTTCATTAATGTCATGTTGGCTAGCCTTTTGAGTGGGGCGTTGTGGTTGCATGTAGCGACTTTAATTGGCGCTCCTGTTTCCACTTCACACTCTGTGGTCGGGGGGATTTTGGGGGCTGGAATGGCAGCAGCTGGAATGGTGGCTGTCAATTGGCATTTTTTATCAGGTATTGTAGCGAGTTGGGTAATTTCGCCTTTAATGGGGGCTTTGATAGCCATGTTTTTTTTAATGCTCATTAAAAAGACTATCGCTTATAAAGAAGATAAAAAGAGCGCGGCTTTAAAGGTCGTGCCTTACTTGGTAGCGTTGATGAGCTTAACATTCAGTTGGTATTTGATGGTTAAGGTTTTAAAACGCCTCTATGCGCTGGATTTTGAAATCCAACTGGCTTGTGGCTGCATCCTTGCGCTTTTAATCTTTATCCTTTTTAAAAGGTTTGTGTTAAAGAAAGCCCCGCAATTAGAAAACAGCCATGAAAGCATTAATGAGCTTTTTAATGTCCCTTTGATTTTTGCCGCTGCGCTTTTAAGCTTTGCGCATGGGGCTAATGATGTGGCTAACGCTATAGGCCCACTAGCGGCCATCAGTCAAACTTTAGAAGATGCAAATAGCCCTATAGGGAATACTTTAAGCTCTGTGCCGTTGTGGATTATGGTAGTAGGGGCAGCTGGGATTGCTTTAGGCTTGAGTTTGTATGGGCCAAAGCTCATTAAAACGGTGGGGTCAGAAATCACAGAATTAGACAAAATGCAAGCCTTTTGCATCGCGCTTTCTGCAGTCATCACCGTGCTTTTAGCCTCTCAATTGGGCTTGCCTGTGAGCTCTACGCATATTGTGGTGGGCGCGGTGTTTGGGGTGGGCTTTTTAAGGGAGCGCTTAAGAGAGCAATCCAGAAGGCGTTTTGCTAGGATCAGAGATAATATTGTAGCGGCGCACTTTGGGGAAGATTTAGAAGAAATTGAAGGCTTTTTAGAGCGCTTTGATAAAGCCAATTTGAAAGAAAAATCGCTCATGCTAGAGAGTTTGAAGAAAAGCAAGAACACCGCCATCGCTTTGGAATTGAAAAAGAAAGAAAAAAAGTCGCTTAAAAAAGTGTATAAAGAAGAAGTGATCAAACGCTCCATTTTAAAAAAGATTGTTACCGCTTGGTTGGTAACCGTGCCGGTTTCTGCGCTTTTAGGTGCACTTCTTTTTGTGGCTCTTGGTTTTATAGAAAAGTATTTCTAG
- a CDS encoding NifU family protein has protein sequence MIEFSDEDLQKPVRIVIEKIRPYLLKDGGNIEVLGVKSMKIYVALEGACKTCSSSKITLKNVIERQLKMDIHPNLEVVCLENAKEFDKL, from the coding sequence ATGATAGAATTTAGCGATGAAGATTTACAAAAACCGGTGCGTATTGTGATAGAAAAGATCCGCCCTTACTTGCTCAAAGATGGCGGCAATATTGAAGTGCTAGGGGTGAAAAGCATGAAAATTTATGTGGCTTTAGAGGGAGCGTGCAAGACTTGCTCTAGCAGTAAAATCACTTTAAAAAATGTCATTGAAAGGCAGCTTAAAATGGACATTCACCCCAATTTAGAAGTGGTGTGCTTAGAAAATGCTAAGGAGTTTGATAAGCTTTAA
- a CDS encoding UDP-N-acetylmuramoyl-L-alanyl-D-glutamate--2,6-diaminopimelate ligase has protein sequence MKLKKTLTYRNRTYSFLSDNTNEVLENPEEILFIKTPLNEKYSPLIAEKNLAILDSNELKNYFDFKIKIVGITGTNGKTTTASLMYSLLLDLNKKTALLGTRGFFINDERIKEKGLTTPTLLELYSDLEEAIRLGCEYFIMEVSSHAIVQKRIAGLDFALKILTNITSDHLDFHQNIENYRDAKNSFFKDEGLKVINRDETNALFNPINAHTYALDKKAHLNVQAFSLNPFISASLCYQQDLRDPNLKEIALIHSPLLGRYNLYNILAGVLGVKLLTQLPLEAIAPLLENFYGVKGRLEIVHSKPLVVVDFAHTTDGMQQVFESFKNQKITALFGAGGDRDKTKRPKMGAIASCYAHQIILTSDNPRSENEEDIIKDILKGINNSSKVIIEKDRKKAILNALENLKDDEVLLILGKGDENTQIFKDKTIFFSDQEVVKSYYQHLKQG, from the coding sequence ATGAAACTTAAAAAAACCCTGACTTATCGCAACCGCACCTATTCTTTTTTAAGCGATAACACGAATGAAGTTTTAGAAAACCCTGAAGAAATCCTTTTTATCAAAACGCCTTTAAACGAAAAATACTCTCCTTTAATTGCAGAAAAAAACCTGGCTATTTTAGATTCTAACGAGCTTAAAAACTACTTTGATTTTAAGATTAAAATTGTAGGGATTACTGGCACTAATGGTAAAACGACCACAGCGAGTTTGATGTATTCCTTACTCTTAGATTTGAATAAAAAGACCGCTCTTTTAGGCACAAGAGGGTTTTTTATCAACGATGAACGAATCAAGGAAAAGGGCTTGACTACGCCCACTCTTTTAGAGCTTTATAGCGATTTAGAAGAAGCGATTCGTTTGGGGTGCGAATATTTCATTATGGAAGTGAGCTCCCATGCGATTGTCCAAAAGCGCATTGCCGGGCTTGATTTTGCCCTTAAAATCTTAACCAATATCACAAGCGATCATTTAGATTTCCATCAAAATATAGAAAATTACAGAGACGCTAAAAACAGCTTTTTTAAAGATGAGGGCTTGAAAGTCATCAACAGAGATGAAACAAACGCCCTTTTTAACCCCATTAACGCGCACACTTACGCGCTGGATAAAAAAGCGCATTTAAATGTTCAAGCCTTTTCGCTCAACCCCTTTATTAGCGCGTCTTTATGCTACCAACAAGATTTAAGAGATCCCAATCTTAAAGAAATCGCTCTCATCCATTCCCCCCTTTTAGGGCGTTACAACCTTTATAATATCTTAGCGGGCGTTTTAGGGGTCAAATTACTCACTCAATTACCGCTAGAAGCGATTGCACCGTTGTTAGAAAACTTTTATGGGGTGAAGGGGCGTTTGGAAATTGTGCATTCTAAACCTTTAGTGGTTGTGGATTTTGCCCACACCACAGACGGCATGCAACAAGTCTTTGAAAGCTTTAAAAACCAAAAGATCACCGCTCTTTTTGGAGCAGGGGGCGATAGGGATAAAACCAAGCGCCCTAAAATGGGAGCGATAGCGAGTTGTTACGCGCATCAAATCATCTTAACTTCAGACAACCCCAGAAGCGAAAACGAAGAAGACATTATTAAGGATATTTTAAAAGGCATCAATAATTCTTCTAAAGTCATTATAGAAAAAGACCGAAAAAAAGCCATTTTAAACGCTTTAGAAAATTTAAAAGACGATGAGGTGTTGTTGATTTTAGGCAAGGGCGATGAAAACACTCAAATCTTTAAAGACAAAACGATTTTTTTTAGCGACCAAGAAGTCGTTAAAAGCTATTACCAACATTTAAAACAAGGATAA
- the tal gene encoding transaldolase, translating into MQEFSLWCDFIERDFLENDFLKLINKGAICGATSNPSLFCEAIIKSAFYQDEIAKLKGKKAKEIYETLALKDILQASSALMPLYEKDPNNGYISLEIDPFLEDDAAKSIDEAKRLFKTLNRPNVMIKVPASESALEVISALTKASIPVNVTLVFSPKIAGEIAQILAKEAQKRAVISVFVSRFDKEIDPLAPKNLQAKSGIINATECYYQIHQHANKLTSALFASTGVKSNALAKDYYIKALCFKNSINTAPLEALNAYLLDPNTEYKTPLKSTEIEAFKKELKAHNIDLENTAQKLLKEGLIAFKQSFEKLLSSF; encoded by the coding sequence ATGCAAGAATTCAGTTTGTGGTGCGATTTTATAGAAAGGGATTTTTTAGAAAACGACTTTTTAAAGCTCATTAATAAGGGGGCGATTTGCGGGGCGACAAGTAACCCTAGTTTGTTTTGCGAAGCGATCATAAAAAGCGCGTTTTATCAAGATGAAATCGCTAAACTCAAAGGCAAAAAAGCTAAAGAAATTTATGAAACTCTAGCGTTAAAGGATATTTTACAAGCCTCTAGCGCGTTGATGCCTTTATACGAAAAAGACCCTAACAATGGCTACATTAGCCTAGAAATTGACCCTTTTTTAGAAGATGATGCCGCTAAAAGCATTGATGAAGCCAAGCGGTTATTCAAAACATTAAACCGCCCTAATGTGATGATTAAAGTCCCGGCGAGCGAAAGCGCTCTTGAAGTCATTAGCGCTTTAACTAAAGCCTCTATCCCTGTTAATGTAACTTTAGTCTTTTCGCCTAAAATTGCCGGTGAAATCGCTCAAATCTTAGCCAAAGAAGCGCAAAAAAGAGCGGTCATTAGCGTGTTTGTTTCACGATTTGACAAAGAAATAGACCCTTTAGCGCCAAAAAATTTGCAAGCTAAAAGCGGGATCATCAACGCTACCGAGTGCTATTATCAAATCCATCAGCATGCCAATAAGCTAACAAGTGCCCTTTTTGCGTCCACCGGCGTTAAGTCTAATGCTTTAGCTAAAGATTATTACATTAAAGCGCTGTGTTTTAAAAACTCTATCAATACAGCCCCATTAGAGGCTTTAAACGCTTATTTGCTTGACCCAAACACCGAATACAAAACCCCTTTAAAAAGCACAGAAATTGAAGCGTTTAAAAAAGAATTAAAAGCGCACAACATTGATTTAGAAAACACCGCTCAAAAACTCCTTAAAGAAGGCTTGATAGCGTTCAAACAATCCTTTGAAAAGCTTTTAAGCAGTTTTTGA
- a CDS encoding 50S ribosomal protein L25/general stress protein Ctc produces the protein MLEGVIRESITKANAKALKKDGYLIANVYGKGIENVNGAFKLNPFIKYLKEKKHLIFPVKLGDKTFEVVVQEYQKNPVTNELIHVDLLAVTKGVKSKFKVPVKHQGTPVGLKNKGILMLSKKRISVECAPEHLPDHYLVDVASLDVNESVLVRDLEKHENVKILDHDSIAVIGVIKAK, from the coding sequence ATGTTAGAAGGCGTTATTAGAGAGAGTATTACTAAAGCTAACGCTAAAGCTTTAAAAAAAGATGGCTATCTAATCGCAAATGTTTATGGAAAGGGTATTGAAAACGTGAATGGCGCGTTCAAATTAAACCCTTTCATTAAATACCTTAAGGAAAAAAAGCATTTGATTTTTCCGGTGAAATTAGGGGATAAGACTTTTGAAGTCGTGGTTCAAGAATACCAAAAAAACCCTGTTACTAACGAGCTTATCCATGTGGATTTACTCGCTGTTACTAAAGGCGTGAAGTCTAAGTTTAAAGTCCCCGTTAAACACCAAGGCACTCCAGTGGGCTTGAAAAATAAAGGGATTTTAATGCTCTCTAAAAAGCGTATCAGCGTGGAATGCGCTCCAGAGCATTTGCCCGATCACTATTTAGTGGATGTGGCCTCTTTAGACGTGAATGAGTCTGTTTTGGTGCGCGATTTAGAAAAACATGAGAATGTGAAGATCTTAGATCATGATTCTATCGCTGTGATCGGTGTGATTAAAGCGAAGTGA
- the pth gene encoding aminoacyl-tRNA hydrolase produces MTLLVGLGNPTLRYAHTRHNAGFDILDSLVSELDLSFTFSPKHNACLCVYKDFILLKPQTYMNLSGESVLSAKNFYKTEELLIVHDDLDLPLGVVRFKNGGGNGGHNGLKSIDLLCSNSYYRLRVGISKGIGVIEHVLSKFHKNEEPLKNAVFEHAKNALKFFIESHDFNAMQNRFTLKKPLQIES; encoded by the coding sequence ATGACGCTTTTAGTGGGTTTAGGCAACCCTACTTTGCGTTACGCTCACACCAGACACAACGCTGGTTTTGATATTTTAGATTCGCTCGTTAGCGAATTGGATCTTTCTTTCACTTTTTCTCCCAAACACAACGCTTGTTTATGCGTTTATAAGGATTTTATCTTACTCAAGCCCCAAACTTACATGAATTTAAGCGGCGAGAGCGTTTTAAGCGCTAAAAATTTTTACAAAACTGAAGAACTTTTAATTGTCCATGACGACTTGGATTTACCTTTGGGCGTTGTGAGGTTTAAAAATGGTGGGGGGAATGGAGGGCATAACGGCCTAAAATCCATTGATTTATTGTGTTCTAATTCTTATTACCGCTTGAGGGTGGGGATTTCTAAAGGAATTGGTGTGATTGAGCATGTGCTTTCAAAATTCCACAAAAACGAAGAGCCTTTAAAAAACGCTGTGTTTGAACATGCCAAAAACGCCTTAAAATTTTTTATAGAAAGCCATGATTTTAACGCTATGCAAAATCGTTTCACGCTTAAAAAACCTTTACAAATAGAAAGTTAG
- a CDS encoding LptF/LptG family permease: protein MRLFRFVGWYYFKYFLIVLLALELFFVGIDSLKYADKMPDSANMIILFFTYDILFALNYTLPISLLLAMVLFYISFIKSNQYTALLSIGFSKRQILSPIFLISLFFTAVYVGLNATPFVYMEEKTQNLIYKDNSLSVSEHLLVKYNDDYVYFDKINPLLQKAQNIKVFRLKDKTLESYAEAKEAFFEDKYWILHDTTIYEMPLSFELGANALNATRLKTFKTLKNFRPKVLDTIYQNKPAVSITDALLSLHALVRQNADTKKVRSFLYVFAILPFFVPFLSVLIAYFSPSLARYENLALLGLKFIIITLVVWGLFFALGKFSISGILIPEIGVLSPFFVFLSLSLWYFKKLNKRL from the coding sequence GTGCGTTTGTTTAGATTTGTGGGGTGGTATTATTTCAAATACTTTTTAATCGTGCTTTTGGCTTTGGAATTGTTTTTTGTAGGCATTGACAGCCTGAAATACGCCGATAAAATGCCCGATTCTGCGAACATGATCATTTTATTTTTCACCTATGACATCTTATTCGCCCTCAATTACACCTTGCCCATTTCCTTGCTTTTGGCGATGGTTTTATTTTATATCTCATTCATTAAATCCAACCAATACACCGCCCTACTCTCCATTGGCTTTTCCAAACGCCAGATTTTAAGCCCTATTTTTTTGATTAGCCTGTTTTTCACGGCTGTTTATGTGGGACTGAATGCGACTCCTTTTGTGTATATGGAAGAAAAAACGCAAAATTTAATCTATAAAGACAATTCTTTGAGCGTCTCAGAGCATTTGTTAGTGAAATATAACGATGATTATGTGTATTTTGATAAGATTAATCCCTTATTGCAAAAGGCCCAAAATATCAAGGTTTTTCGCCTAAAAGATAAGACTTTAGAATCTTACGCTGAAGCTAAAGAAGCTTTTTTTGAAGACAAGTATTGGATCTTGCATGACACTACTATCTATGAGATGCCCTTGAGTTTTGAACTGGGCGCCAACGCTTTAAACGCCACGCGTTTAAAAACCTTTAAAACGCTCAAAAATTTCCGCCCTAAAGTTTTAGACACCATTTATCAAAATAAGCCCGCGGTTTCTATCACAGACGCTCTTTTATCCTTGCATGCTTTAGTGCGCCAAAACGCGGACACGAAAAAAGTGCGTTCGTTTTTGTATGTGTTTGCGATTTTGCCCTTTTTTGTGCCGTTTTTAAGCGTTTTAATCGCTTATTTTTCGCCCAGTCTCGCCCGCTATGAAAACCTGGCTCTTTTAGGGCTAAAGTTTATCATTATCACGCTCGTTGTTTGGGGGCTATTCTTTGCTTTAGGGAAGTTCAGCATTTCAGGGATACTCATTCCTGAAATAGGCGTGCTATCGCCCTTTTTCGTATTCCTATCTCTCAGTCTTTGGTATTTTAAAAAGCTTAATAAGAGATTGTAA
- a CDS encoding phospholipase D-like domain-containing protein: protein MSSVQILSNLNYPKVINEGLRNSLDTHIAVAFLKYSGVEVIQDALINSLEKGAEFEIIVGLDFKTTDSKSIRFLLDLNKTYKKLKFYCYGDKENNKTDIVFHPKIYMFDNGKEKTSIIGSANLTKGGLENNFEVNTIFTEKKPLYYSQLNAIYNSIKYADSLFTPNEEYLESYDEVFSAIIKNEQKVSKDKSIQEKIKKIEKQEKLLPGTIPSIKAMIVEFIFACEKKGVKQVALQDIYQALEERIKKEEWGYKYKSDTFKNSIRGELNHHQKDSHSKQSLGLFERLQKGFYALTPKGRLYKGR from the coding sequence GTGAGTTCTGTTCAAATCCTATCTAATCTCAATTATCCCAAAGTGATTAACGAAGGGCTGAGGAATTCTTTAGACACTCATATTGCAGTTGCTTTTTTAAAATACAGTGGGGTTGAAGTGATTCAAGATGCCTTGATTAATTCTTTAGAAAAGGGGGCAGAATTTGAGATTATTGTAGGACTTGATTTTAAAACAACTGACTCAAAATCCATACGATTTTTGCTAGACTTAAATAAAACTTATAAAAAATTAAAATTTTACTGCTACGGCGACAAAGAAAATAACAAAACAGATATTGTATTCCACCCTAAAATTTATATGTTTGACAACGGAAAAGAAAAAACTTCCATTATAGGTAGCGCTAATTTAACCAAAGGAGGGTTGGAGAATAATTTTGAAGTCAATACCATTTTTACAGAAAAGAAACCACTATATTACTCACAACTAAACGCTATCTACAATTCTATAAAATATGCAGATAGTCTGTTCACTCCTAATGAAGAGTATTTAGAAAGCTATGATGAAGTTTTTAGTGCCATTATTAAAAATGAACAAAAAGTCTCAAAAGATAAAAGCATTCAAGAAAAGATTAAAAAGATTGAAAAACAAGAAAAATTGCTTCCTGGAACTATCCCCTCTATCAAGGCAATGATAGTAGAATTTATTTTCGCTTGTGAGAAAAAAGGCGTTAAACAAGTAGCATTACAAGATATTTATCAGGCATTAGAAGAGAGAATAAAAAAAGAAGAGTGGGGATACAAATACAAAAGCGATACTTTTAAAAATAGCATTAGGGGCGAACTCAACCACCATCAAAAAGATAGCCATTCAAAACAAAGTTTAGGACTCTTTGAAAGATTGCAAAAAGGTTTTTATGCTCTAACACCAAAAGGGCGTTTGTATAAAGGACGCTAA